GGTCCTCCAGGACGTCGACCCCGACGGCCAGGGCGACGTCGTCCGGCCGGTCGGTGGCCAGCAGCAGCCCGACGCCGGGCGCGTCGGTGCGGGTCCACACCGGGCCGTCCTGCGGCCGCGGGACGGGCAGCCGCCGCACCGGCCGCGGCCCGTCGGGCAGCGGCAGCCGCAGCCCGCCGGGCAGTGGGCCGTGGCACCACAGCGCCGCGTTGCCCCGCACGAACCAGCGGGCGGCGTGCGCCCGCACCGCCTCCTCGGTCAGGTGCTCGGGGCCGGGCCCGGCCGACACGGTCAGCCCCGGCCCGGTCAGCCCGTAGCGGGCGGCCCACAGCGCGCTGACCGTCGAGGAGCCGGTGCCGCAGCCCTCGGCCAGCAGCACGCCGGCCTCGGCGGCCATCCGCTCGGTGGGCAGGTCCGCGAGCGCCCGGCAGACGCCCTCGAGGAACGCGCGGACGGCGGCCGGCCGGCCGGTGGCGAAGAACGCGGTGCTGTCGACGTCGGTCACGGCGTTGCAGCGCAGGTGCGTGCGCGGGAGGGCGGCCATGGCCAGGTGCTCGACGAGGTGGGTGACCTCGATCGTCGCGAACGTCTCGTCGCGCAGGCCGACGCCGAAGACCAGCGCCGCGGTGGTCCGCTCGGGTCCGGCGGCGGTGAAGACGGGGACGCCGTCGATCTGCGTTCGCTGCACGGCGGTCATGGTCGCGGCCGGTCGCCCCGCTCCCCCGGGCCGACACGCCACCGGGGGCGGCTGGGACGGGTGAGCCGGTGACCGCCGCGGACACAGGCGTCCGGGCCGACGCCCGGGGGTCGGCGTCGCCCGGGCCGGCGTCGCCCCGGTCGGCGTCGCCCGGCCCGGCGGCGCCGGGTTAGCGTCCACGGGTGAGCGCACCTGCCGCACGGACCGGTCCCGACACCCTCGCCCGCACCGCCGCGGCCGAGCTGACCACGGCCCTGGGCGACGGCCACGACGTCGCCGTCGTCATGGGCTCGGGCTGGGCGCCCGCGGCCGACGCGTTCGGGGCGGCGCAGGGCGCCGTCGCGATCGGCGACCTGCCCGGGTTCGCCGCCCCCACGGCGGTCGGCCACGACGGGCAGGTGCGGTCGGTGCGCGTGGGCGAGCGGCGGGTGCTGCTCTTCCTCGGGCGCACGCACCTCTACGAGGGCCGCGGCGTCGAGCCGGTGGTGCACGGCATCCGCACCGCGGCCGCGGCCGGCGTGCGCACCGTCGTCCTCACCAACGCCGCCGGCGGGCTGGCGCCGGAGCACCGGGTGGGCCAGGCGGTGCTCATCAGCGACCACCTCAACCTCACCGCCCGTTCCCCGCTGGTCGGGGCGACCTTCGTCGACCTCACCGACCTGTACTCCGCGCGGCTGCGCGAGCTCGCCCGGGGGATCGAGCCGGACCTGACCGAGGGCGTCTACGCGGCGCTGCCCGGCCCGCACTACGAGACCCCCGCCGAGATCCGCATGCTGCGCACGCTCGGTGCCGACCTCGTGGGCATGTCCACGGCGCTCGAGGCGATCGCCGCCCGCGCGGCCGGCCTGGAGGTGCTGGGCCTGTCCATGGTCACCAACGCCGCGGCCGGCATCACCGGCGAGAAGCTCGACCACGAGGAGGTGCTCGCCGCGGGGAAGGCGGCGGCGGGGCGGCTGGGCCGCTTCCTCGTCGAGTTCACCGGCCGGCTGCCGTGACCGGCCCCGTCCTCGTCACCGGCGCGGCCGGGCGCGTCGGCACGGTGCTGCGGGAGGGGCTGCCCGAGCGCGGCTGGGCGGTCCGCAGCCTCGACGTCGTCGGGATCGGCGAGCCCCGGCCGGGCGAGGAGACCGTCGTCGCCGACGTGACCGACCCCGCCGCGATGCGCAGCGCCACCGCGGGCGCGGCCGCCGTCGTCCACCTGGCCGGCATCTCCGGCGAGTCGACCTGGCCGGCGGTCCTGCACGCGAACGTCGACGGCACCCGCACGGTCCTCGAGACCGCCCGCCGGGCCGGGGTGCGCCGCGTCGTGCTGGCCAGCAGCAACCACGCCACCGGGTACACCGGGCGGCCGGCGTCCGGTCCCCTCCGGGAGGACGACGGCCTCGCGCGGCCGGACACCCACTACGGGGTGTCGAAGGTGGCGATGGAGGCGCTCGGCTCGCTGTACGCCGACCGCTACGGCCTCGACGTCGTCTGCCTGCGCATCGGCACCGCCGCCCCCGAGCCGCCGACGCCGCGCGCGCTGGCCACCTGGCTCTCCCCGCGGGACACCGTCGCGCTGGTGGACGCCGCGCTGCGCGCCCCCTCCCCCGGCTTCCGCGTGGTCTGGGGCGTCTCGGCCAACACCCGCGGCTGGTGGGACCTCACCGCGGCCCGGTCGCTCGGGTACGAGCCGCAGGACGATGCCGAGGTGTACGCCGGGGCGCTGGTCGCGGCGCACGGCGAGCCCGACCCCGCCGACCCGGTGCACGCGCGGGTGGGCGGCGAGTTCACGTTGCCCGAGTACGACGCCGAGGAGGTCCCGTCGTGAGCGTGCTGGACGACGCCCGCGCCTGGGCGGGGGCCGACCCGCACCCCGGCGACCGCGCCGAGGTCGAGGCGCTGGTCGCGGCCGGCGACACCGCGGAGCTCGAGCGGCGGTTCAGCGGGCCGCTGACCTTCGGCACCGCCGGGCTGCGCGGTCCGCTGCGCGCCGGGCCGGCCGGGATGAACGCCGCCGTCGTCACCCGGGCCGCCGCCGGTCTCGCCGCCTGGCTGACCGGCGCCGGGCACGGCGGCGGCGGGGTGGTGGTCGGCTTCGACGCCCGGCACCGCTCCGACGAGTTCGCGCGCGTCTCCGCCGCGGTGCTGGCCGGTGCCGGGTTCGCCGTCCAGGTGCTGCCGCGGCCGCTGCCGACGCCGGTGCTGTCCTTCGCCGTCCGGCACCTCGGCTGCGTCGCCGGCGTGATGGTGACCGCCAGCCACAACCCGCCGCAGGACAACGGCTACAAGGTCTACCTCGCCGACGGCGCACAGCTCGTGCCGCCGGCCGACCGCGGGATCGAGGCCGCGATCGCCGCCGTCGGCCCGGCGCGGGAGGTCCCGCTGTCCGACGACTGGGTCACCCCCGGCGACGACGTCGAGGCCGACTACGTCGCCGCCGTGGTGCGGGCGCTCGACCCCTCGTCGGTGCCGGCGGCCGCGCGGCAGGGGCTGACCGTGGCCTACACCGCGATGCACGGCGTCGGCGCGGCCACCACGCGGGCGGTGTTCGCCGCGGCCGGGATCGCCCCGCCGGTGAGCGTGCCCGAGCAGGACTCCCCCGACCCGGCGTTCCCGACGGTCGCCTTCCCGAACCCGGAGGAGCCCGGCGCGGTCGACCTGCTGCAGGCGCTGGCCGCGCGCCTCGGCGCCACCGTCGCCATCGCCGAGGACCCCGACGCCGACCGCTGCTCGGTGGTCTGCGACGGCCGGCAGCTCACCGGCGACGAGGTCGGCAGCCTGCTCGCCGACTGGCTGCTGCGCCGCGGCGTGCGGGGCACGTACGCGTCCTCGCTGGTCAGCGGCTCGCTGCTGCACGCACTGGCCCAGGCGCACGGCGTCCGGTTCGCCGAGACGCCGACCGGCTTCAAGTGGATCATCCGCGCCGGCACCGACGACGAGCCGCTGGTCTTCGGCTACGAGGAGGCGCTCGGCTACGCGGTGACGCCCACGGTCGCGCGGGACAAGGACGGCATCTCCGCCGCGCTCGCCGTCGCGCTGCTGGCCGCCGAGCTCGGGGCGAGCGGGCGCTCGCTCCTCGACCGGCTCGACGAGCTGGCCGTCGAGCACGGGCTGTTCGCCACCGGCCAGCTGTCGGTGCGGGTGGAGGACCTCTCGCTGATCTCCGGCGCGATGGCGCGGCTGCGGGCGGCGCCGCCGTCCCGGCTGCTCGGCCGGGAGGTCACCGCCGCCGACCTGCTGCACGAGGACCCGCCGGTGGACGCCGTCCGGCTGCTCGGCGACGGCGTGCGGGTGGTGGTGCGGCCCAGCGGCACCGAGCCCAAGCTCAAGGCCTACCTGGAGACCGTCGTCCCGGTGCACGACGACGCCGGGGTCATCGCCGCGCGCGGCCGCGGCGAGGACGAGCTCGACCAGCTGCGCGCCGAGATGGCCGCCGCCCTGGGGCTGTAGGTGGACGTCGGGGTGATGGATGTGAGTGCGCTGGTGTTCGACGTCTTCGGCACCGTCGTCGACTGGCGCGGCGGCGTCGCCCGCGAGGCCGCCCGGCTGCTCGGCCCCGGCGTCGACGCCGCCGCGTTCGCCGATGCCTGGCGCGACCGGTACCAGCCGTCGATGGACCAGGTGCGCCTGGGCGCGCGACCGTGGGCGGTGCTCGACGACCTGCACCGGGAGTCGCTGCCGGAGGCGCTGGCCGCGGTGGGCGTCGGCGGCGTGCCCGACGACGTCGCCGGCGAGCTGGTGCTGGCCTGGCACCGCCTCGACCCGTGGCCCGACGCGGTCCCGGGGCTGACCCGGCTGCGGCGCTCGTACGTGCTGGCGCCGCTGTCCAACGGCGGGGTGCGGCTGCTGGTCGACCTGGCCCGCCGCGCCGGGCTGCCGTGGGACCTCGTGCTCGGCGCCGAGGTGGCGGGCCGCTACAAGCCCGACCCGGCGGTCTACGACTCCGCGCCCCGGCTGCTGGCGCTGCCGCCGTCGTCGGTGTGCATGGTCGCCGCCCACCTCGACGACCTGGCCGCCGCGCGGGAGCGGGGGCTGCGGACGGCCTACGTGCACCGCCCCGACGAGTTCGGCGGGCGCGAGGTGCCGCCGTCCACCGACCCGGACGCCGACCTCTCGGTCGCCTCGATCGAGGAGCTCGCCACCGCGCTGGGCTGCTGAGCGCGGATCGTCCGCTGGGTCGAGAGCGGGGTTCCTGCCGCTCGCGGCGGCGTGTCGGCGCGTGTCGGCGGCAACGAGCCGATGATCAACGGCGGCGGCGACGTCCGGGCGCCCGCCACTCCACCGTCCAGGTCTCCCCTACGGCCAGGGACCGCCAGCGCCGGGCGGCGTCGGCGAGGGCGGCCGCCGCGCCGGCCACCCGGTCGGGGGGCAGGCCCAGCGCGGACGCCTCGCCGGGGAGCACCTCGGCGCCGCGGGCGCAGCGGCCCACCAGGTCGGCCAGCCCCTCGGCGCGCTGGATCGCCGCGGCCCGCTCGCGCTTGAGCCGCGCCGAGCGCTCGGCCGCGTGCGGCGGCTGCCGGCCCGAGACGTGCCGCATGCTCCGCCAGACGACGCCGTCGGCCACGCAGCCCCAGATCCCGTCGGCGACGCCCAGCTCGGTCTCGACCAGCGCGTGCACCAGGTCGTGCGGCAGGTCGCCCCCGCCCCCGGCGCCGCGCATCGCGAAGACCACGCCGTCGTCCCGCTCGACGCGGGTCTCCACCGGCCGCCGGTCGGCCATCCGGGAGAAGGTCATCCGCACTCCTCCAGGGTGACCGGACCGGCAACCCGTTTCACCGGGTCGCGACCTCCCGCCGGCGTCGCGGGTCAGGCGGGGACGGGCTCCCGGCAGCCGGAGGCCAGTGCACGCTGCACCGCGGCGAGCACGACGACGACGTCGCGGGCGAAGCCGACGTCGAGCGCGGACGTGCCCCCGGTCAGGGCCGCGGCCGACAGCTCGGCGACCGCGGCGCGGTGCGCCTCGACGACGGCCAGGTCGTCGCGCTCGGGCAGCAGCACCAGCCGGCCGGCGTCGCCGTGCACGGTCACCTCCACGCCGCCGGCCATCGGCGCCACCGTCGAGGACAGCGTCACCGTGCTCGACGCCCCGGAGGCGTGCTGCAGGACCAGGTGCACGGTGTCCCCGCGGCCGGCGCCGGCCTGCACCGACACGACCGGGCCCAGCGCCGGCACGAGCAGGCCGAGCGCGTGTGGGCCGACGTCCCACAGCGCGCCGTGCTCGCGCCGCCAGGGCGTGTCAAACGGGCTGCCGGCCAGGGAGCCCATCCAGCTCACCGCGCCACCGGCGAGCGGGGCGCGCGCGGCCTGCTCGAGCCAGGTGACCGTGGCCGGGCGGAACCGGTCGGTGAAGAAGACGACGGAGGCGACCCCGGCCGCGCGGACGGCGTCGACCACCCGGTCGGCGTCGGCGACGGTGAGCCCGACGGGCTTCTCCAGCAGCAGGTGCCTCCCGGCCCCGGCGGCGCGCTCCGCGAGCCCGACCTGCACGTCGGGCGGCACGGCCACCGAGACCGCGTCGACGTCGGCGAGCAGCGCGTCGAGGTCGTCGGTGCCGGGGACGTCGAACTCCGCCCCGGCGGCGGCGGCCCGGGCGGCGTCC
This region of Geodermatophilus bullaregiensis genomic DNA includes:
- a CDS encoding purine-nucleoside phosphorylase, yielding MSAPAARTGPDTLARTAAAELTTALGDGHDVAVVMGSGWAPAADAFGAAQGAVAIGDLPGFAAPTAVGHDGQVRSVRVGERRVLLFLGRTHLYEGRGVEPVVHGIRTAAAAGVRTVVLTNAAGGLAPEHRVGQAVLISDHLNLTARSPLVGATFVDLTDLYSARLRELARGIEPDLTEGVYAALPGPHYETPAEIRMLRTLGADLVGMSTALEAIAARAAGLEVLGLSMVTNAAAGITGEKLDHEEVLAAGKAAAGRLGRFLVEFTGRLP
- a CDS encoding phospho-sugar mutase, translating into MSVLDDARAWAGADPHPGDRAEVEALVAAGDTAELERRFSGPLTFGTAGLRGPLRAGPAGMNAAVVTRAAAGLAAWLTGAGHGGGGVVVGFDARHRSDEFARVSAAVLAGAGFAVQVLPRPLPTPVLSFAVRHLGCVAGVMVTASHNPPQDNGYKVYLADGAQLVPPADRGIEAAIAAVGPAREVPLSDDWVTPGDDVEADYVAAVVRALDPSSVPAAARQGLTVAYTAMHGVGAATTRAVFAAAGIAPPVSVPEQDSPDPAFPTVAFPNPEEPGAVDLLQALAARLGATVAIAEDPDADRCSVVCDGRQLTGDEVGSLLADWLLRRGVRGTYASSLVSGSLLHALAQAHGVRFAETPTGFKWIIRAGTDDEPLVFGYEEALGYAVTPTVARDKDGISAALAVALLAAELGASGRSLLDRLDELAVEHGLFATGQLSVRVEDLSLISGAMARLRAAPPSRLLGREVTAADLLHEDPPVDAVRLLGDGVRVVVRPSGTEPKLKAYLETVVPVHDDAGVIAARGRGEDELDQLRAEMAAALGL
- a CDS encoding NAD-dependent epimerase/dehydratase family protein gives rise to the protein MTGPVLVTGAAGRVGTVLREGLPERGWAVRSLDVVGIGEPRPGEETVVADVTDPAAMRSATAGAAAVVHLAGISGESTWPAVLHANVDGTRTVLETARRAGVRRVVLASSNHATGYTGRPASGPLREDDGLARPDTHYGVSKVAMEALGSLYADRYGLDVVCLRIGTAAPEPPTPRALATWLSPRDTVALVDAALRAPSPGFRVVWGVSANTRGWWDLTAARSLGYEPQDDAEVYAGALVAAHGEPDPADPVHARVGGEFTLPEYDAEEVPS
- a CDS encoding haloacid dehalogenase type II — translated: MDVSALVFDVFGTVVDWRGGVAREAARLLGPGVDAAAFADAWRDRYQPSMDQVRLGARPWAVLDDLHRESLPEALAAVGVGGVPDDVAGELVLAWHRLDPWPDAVPGLTRLRRSYVLAPLSNGGVRLLVDLARRAGLPWDLVLGAEVAGRYKPDPAVYDSAPRLLALPPSSVCMVAAHLDDLAAARERGLRTAYVHRPDEFGGREVPPSTDPDADLSVASIEELATALGC
- a CDS encoding Gfo/Idh/MocA family protein produces the protein MRFAVLGTGFWATQVHATSIAGADDAELVGFWGRDAARAAAAGAEFDVPGTDDLDALLADVDAVSVAVPPDVQVGLAERAAGAGRHLLLEKPVGLTVADADRVVDAVRAAGVASVVFFTDRFRPATVTWLEQAARAPLAGGAVSWMGSLAGSPFDTPWRREHGALWDVGPHALGLLVPALGPVVSVQAGAGRGDTVHLVLQHASGASSTVTLSSTVAPMAGGVEVTVHGDAGRLVLLPERDDLAVVEAHRAAVAELSAAALTGGTSALDVGFARDVVVVLAAVQRALASGCREPVPA